Proteins encoded within one genomic window of Thioploca ingrica:
- a CDS encoding trigger factor gives MQVSVETTAALERRMTVGLSKERIEPEIQNRLRSLARKAKIKGFRPGKVPVRVVEQKYGHQVRQEVIGEVVQASFYEAIEQEKLRPVGEPTFAFNTDLKNLEEGLSYTATFEIYPEVLTLQADGLPVEKPLATVMETDIDTMLYRLRQQRQTWQEVDRAAQVDDRVIIDFVGTLNGAPFKGNEAQQVSLFLGQKNFVLPGLEDQLVGSNANEDREVDLTFPPDYTNLELAGQTVHFMIHVHSVAEPQLPPIDAEFAKAFGVEDGNVDTLRRDARTNMERELEYAIRGKIKQQLLEALLQANPVEVPQSLINEEAQRLLKTRQAAWQNQALTLEMFKEEALKRVKLGVLVSELVKKQTIQVQPEQVRQLIERIAFAYENPEEVVNSYYKDKQRLKEVESMVLEDQVVDWLLTRAQLTEKPTDFYTLMEQNSARAR, from the coding sequence ATGCAAGTATCCGTAGAAACAACTGCTGCCCTCGAACGTCGCATGACGGTTGGATTATCTAAAGAACGTATTGAACCTGAAATTCAAAATCGTCTTAGATCACTCGCACGAAAAGCCAAAATTAAAGGCTTCCGTCCGGGAAAAGTTCCAGTACGAGTGGTTGAACAAAAATATGGTCATCAAGTACGGCAAGAAGTGATTGGAGAGGTTGTCCAAGCGAGTTTTTATGAAGCGATTGAACAAGAAAAACTTCGCCCAGTGGGTGAACCTACTTTTGCGTTTAATACTGATTTAAAGAACTTAGAAGAAGGTTTATCTTATACAGCGACTTTTGAAATTTATCCGGAGGTGCTGACTCTACAGGCGGACGGCTTACCCGTTGAAAAACCGCTAGCCACTGTAATGGAAACTGATATTGACACAATGTTATATCGGTTACGTCAACAACGTCAAACCTGGCAAGAAGTTGACCGTGCTGCTCAAGTTGACGATCGAGTCATCATTGATTTTGTAGGAACGCTCAATGGTGCACCCTTTAAGGGCAATGAAGCCCAACAAGTTTCACTGTTCTTAGGGCAGAAAAATTTCGTTTTACCAGGTTTAGAAGATCAACTCGTGGGTAGTAACGCGAATGAAGACCGTGAAGTGGATTTAACTTTTCCGCCTGATTACACCAATCTGGAACTCGCCGGTCAAACGGTCCATTTTATGATACATGTTCATTCCGTCGCCGAACCCCAATTACCCCCCATTGATGCTGAGTTCGCGAAAGCTTTTGGAGTTGAAGATGGTAATGTCGATACTTTACGCCGTGATGCCCGGACTAATATGGAACGGGAATTAGAATATGCGATTAGAGGCAAAATTAAACAACAACTCCTTGAGGCTCTATTGCAAGCAAATCCAGTGGAAGTACCTCAATCCCTAATAAATGAAGAAGCACAACGCCTACTGAAAACGCGTCAAGCCGCTTGGCAAAACCAAGCATTGACGCTAGAGATGTTCAAAGAAGAAGCACTAAAAAGAGTTAAATTAGGGGTGTTAGTCAGCGAATTAGTTAAGAAACAAACTATTCAAGTGCAACCCGAACAAGTTCGACAACTGATAGAAAGAATTGCCTTTGCCTATGAAAATCCAGAAGAAGTCGTCAATAGTTACTATAAAGATAAACAACGCTTAAAAGAAGTCGAATCGATGGTACTGGAAGATCAAGTCGTGGATTGGCTATTAACCAGAGCACAACTCACTGAAAAACCAACTGATTTCTATACGCTGATGGAACAGAATTCAGCTCGAGCACGATAG